The following are encoded together in the Phragmites australis chromosome 19, lpPhrAust1.1, whole genome shotgun sequence genome:
- the LOC133900363 gene encoding 6-phosphogluconate dehydrogenase, decarboxylating 2, chloroplastic — MASPAPAPPAAAAAQSPPPRIGLAGLATMGQNLALNIAEKGFPISVYNRSPAKVDATVSRAASEGALPVLGHHDPRGFVLSLARPRTVVLLVQAGPAVDATIAALTPYLDAGDAIVDGGNEWYQNTERRIAEAEAQGILYLGMGVSGGEEGARNGPSLMPGGHVEAYNNIRDILGKAAAQTEDGACVTFVGPGGAGNFVKMVHNGIEYGDMQLIAEAYDVLRRVGGLSNSEIADVFAEWNKGELESFLVEISADIFTVTDPLDGSSGGALVDKILDKTGMKGTGKWTVQQAAELAVAAPTIAASLDGRYLSGLKDERVAAAGLLEEEGMPAGLLETVNIDKKVLVDRVRQALYASKICSYAQGMNLIRAKSVEKGWNLNLAELARIWKGGCIIRARFLDRIKRAYDRNPELANLIVDREFAREMVQRQNAWRWVVARAVEAGISTPGMSASLSYFDTYRCSRLPANLIQAQRDLFGAHTYERIDRPGSFHTEWTKLAGRGNGGAI, encoded by the coding sequence ATGGCctccccggcgccggcgccacccgcggccgcggcggcgcagTCCCCTCCGCCGCGCATCGGGCTCGCGGGCCTCGCTACCATGGGCCAGAACCTCGCGCTCAACATCGCCGAGAAGGGCTTCCCGATCTCCGTCTACAACCGCTCGCCCGCCAAGGTGGACGCCACGGTCTCCCGCGCCGCGTCCGAGGGCGCGCTGCCCGTGCTGGGCCACCACGACCCGCGCGGGTTCGTGCTCTCCCTCGCGCGGCCCCGCACCGTCGTGCTCCTCGTCCAGGCGGGCCCCGCCGTCGACGCCACCATTGCGGCCCTAACCCCCTACCTCGACGCGGGGGACGCCATAGTCGACGGCGGGAACGAGTGGTACCAGAACACGGAGCGCCGCATTGCGGAGGCCGAGGCGCAGGGGATCCTGTACCTAGGGATGGGCGTCTCGGGGGGCGAGGAGGGCGCACGGAACGGGCCCTCGCTCATGCCCGGCGGCCACGTTGAGGCCTACAACAACATCAGGGACATCCTCgggaaggcggcggcgcagaCGGAGGACGGGGCGTGCGTCACGTTTGTTGGCCCCGGCGGCGCCGGTAACTTCGTCAAGATGGTGCACAACGGGATCGAGTACGGCGATATGCAGCTCATCGCTGAGGCGTATGACGTGCTCCGCCGGGTTGGTGGGCTGTCGAACTCGGAGATTGCTGATGTGTTTGCTGAGTGGAACAAGGGGGAGCTCGAAAGTTTCTTGGTTGAGATCAGCGCGGACATATTCACCGTGACCGACCCGCTGGATGGGAGCAGCGGCGGAGCTCTGGTTGACAAGATTCTCGACAAGACTGGGATGAAGGGGACTGGGAAGTGGACAGTGCAGCAGGCGGCAGAGCTTGCGGTGGCTGCACCCACGATTGCAGCGTCCTTGGATGGCAGGTACTTGTCAGGGTTGAAGGACGAGCGGGTTGCAGCCGCTGGGCTGCTGGAGGAGGAGGGTATGCCGGCGGGGCTGTTGGAGACAGTTAACATTGATAAGAAGGTGCTGGTGGATAGGGTGAGGCAGGCGCTTTATGCGTCGAAGATTTGCAGCTATGCACAGGGCATGAATCTTATTCGAGCTAAGAGTGTGGAGAAGGGATGGAACCTTAACCTTGCTGAGCTTGCGAGGATTTGGAAGGGCGGGTGCATTATCCGAGCAAGGTTTCTTGATAGGATCAAAAGGGCTTACGACAGGAACCCTGAGCTGGCCAATTTGATTGTGGACAGGGAGTTTGCAAGGGAGATGGTGCAGCGGCAGAATGCGTGGAGGTGGGTTGTCGCACGGGCAGTGGAGGCTGGCATTAGCACTCCAGGAATGTCTGCTAGCCTTTCGTACTTTGATACCTACAGGTGCAGTAGGCTGCCTGCAAATCTGATCCAAGCACAGAGGGACCTGTTCGGAGCTCACACCTATGAGCGCATTGATCGTCCAGGTTCATTCCATACGGAATGGACCAAGCTGGCGGGAAGGGGCAATGGTGGTGCCATTTGA